The nucleotide sequence CAAGGTTTAATATTTATTATTAATAAATACTTTAGTCCGCGCAGGCGGGCTTCGCTCGTATAGCTGCACCTTTTAAGGTGTCAGTGCTAAAAAATAGGGTTCACAACTCAAATAAAAACACGATATAATAAATAATCAAAAAACTGCGATAAAATATGACTAATATTCGTGAAGCTATGCCCGTACTTGCCCGTCATGAGGGAGAATGGCAAGGAACTTACACCTTAATTGATATTAATGGGCAAATTTTGGATCATCATCAATCGCATTTAAGTTGTCAATTTCCCTCAGATAAACCTGACACTTACTATCAAGTGAATCGCTACAGTTGGCCAGATGGAAAAGTGCAAGAATTTCACTTTCCGGGAATTTATCGAGACAAAAAAGTCTGGTTTGATACTGAAAGATTAAATGGCTATTCTTGGGAAGCGGATGATTCAACCCTTATCCTTTGGCTCACTTATAAAGGGATTCCCGAAGAAATGTATATTTATGAAATGATTCAAATTAGTCCTTGTAATAATCATCGGGCAAGAACTTGGCATTGGTTTAAAAATAATCAAATTTATCAACGAACTCTAATACAAGAAAGTAGAATTACATAAAATGACAATTAGATACAAAGAATGAACCCAAAAACTTACCGAAAATTAATGGTGAAACAGTATAGTCATGATTTTCGAACAGCCGCAGAAATTGTAGAAGTTAACTTAGAACAGCCACAAGCTGATGAAATTGTCATTCGCAATCAATTTGCGGCGGTTAATGGGGGGTTTGATACCTTAATATGTCAAGGAAAAGTCCCCTATGTTAATCCGACTCTTCCTTTTGATCTAGGGGTAGAAGTGGTGGGAGAAGTAATAGCCAAAGGAGAAAAAGTGGGAGCCTTTGAGGTAGGAGATGCTGTATTAACCACTGCTAGAGGCGGAGGCTATCGAGAATATCAAACCATTAAAGCAGAAGAAGCTTTTAAAGTTCCTTTTGCCTCACCCGAAATTTTAACTTTAATGCCTACTGGTGTATCAGCTTTAGTCGCCCTCGAACAAGTAGGAGAGATGAAAAGCGGCGAGGTGGTGTTAGTTACTGCGGCTGCCGGAGGAACCGGACATATTGCTGTCCAACTGGCAAAACTGGCCGGAAATCATGTCATAGGGGTTTGTGGAAGTCCAGAAAAATCCCAACTTTTGCAACAATTGGGTTGTGATAGAGTTATTAATTACCGTCAAGAAAATGTGGATGAGGTCCTTAAAAAAGAATACCCCAAAGGCGTTAATTTAGTCTTTGAATGTGTTGGCAAAGGAATGTTTGATACTTGTGTCAATAATCTGGCGATTCGGGGGCGTTTAGTTGTTGTCGGATTTATCTCGGAATATGCTAAGGATATAGAAGTCGTTTCTGGGCCTCGGATTTATCATCAACTGTTTTGGAAAGCGGCTTCAGTGAGGGGGTTTTTGATGCCTCAGTATAGAGAATATATGCCCGAAGCGCGAGAGCGGCTTTTACAATTGTTAGAAACTCATCAAATTCAAGTGGCCATTGAACCGAGAGAGTTTAGGGGAATAGAATCCATCGCTGATGCAGTTGAATGGCTGATCGGTGGGAAAAATCAGGGTAAAGTGGTGGTTAGATTTTAAAGCAATAATAGTGTAACGAATAGAATTATGTTCAGACCTAATCGACTCAAGAAAATGCTCCAAACCGGTTCTCAACCCATCGGTTGCTGGATTTTTTTCTCAGGTGGTGACTCGCTCGAACTTCTTTCTATGTGTGGGTTCGATGCTTTTATCTTCGACCACGAACATATTGCTACTGATATGCGCGTCCTAGTAGAGCAACTCCGTGCGGCTCAGGCGACAGATGTTACCTGCATTGTGCGAGTGGCTTCACACGATCCAGTCTATATTAAGCGAGTCTTGGACATGGGCGTGGAAGGTTTGCTCGTTCCGACTGTAGAATCAGCAGATGAAGCGCGAGCCATTGTTGCCGCCACTCGCTATCGACCTCATGGGGGAAACCGAGGTGTGGGTTATCCGGAGTGCCGCGCCGCCAACTGGGGTTTGACAGAGCTAGAGTATGTTGCCAATTATCGGGAGAACCTACTGATAGGCGCTATCGTTGAAACTCGTCGGGGTTTTGAAAATCTAAAAGAAATTGCCGCAGTTGAGGGTATCGATATCGTATTTTTAGGACCCGGGGATCTGATGGCAGATATCGTCGACGATTTTGCTGCACTGACTAAGTTAGGAACTTATGATCATCCAGAATTTAAGCGGCTGATGACGGAAGCTGAAGCGATAGTTCGCTCTACGCCTAATTGTTGGCTTGGGGGTGTCAGTCGCACGGTGGCCGGAGGTCGAGAACTGTTCGCTAAGGGCTATGATTTCGTGACACCTGCTGCTGACGGATGGTTGATGACCGATGCGGCACGCTCAATTATCACTGCTATGAGAGGTTAAAATTCATCGTGAATACTCGTGAAGTTATTATTCCCCAAGGGATGGAAATTTTATATGAAAAATATCACTACTGCCCGGGTATTAAGGTAGGGAATACTTTATATATTTCAGGACAGGTGGGACGGGATGAAAATTTACAGGTAGT is from Gloeothece verrucosa PCC 7822 and encodes:
- a CDS encoding DUF3598 family protein, producing MTNIREAMPVLARHEGEWQGTYTLIDINGQILDHHQSHLSCQFPSDKPDTYYQVNRYSWPDGKVQEFHFPGIYRDKKVWFDTERLNGYSWEADDSTLILWLTYKGIPEEMYIYEMIQISPCNNHRARTWHWFKNNQIYQRTLIQESRIT
- a CDS encoding zinc-binding dehydrogenase, whose protein sequence is MNPKTYRKLMVKQYSHDFRTAAEIVEVNLEQPQADEIVIRNQFAAVNGGFDTLICQGKVPYVNPTLPFDLGVEVVGEVIAKGEKVGAFEVGDAVLTTARGGGYREYQTIKAEEAFKVPFASPEILTLMPTGVSALVALEQVGEMKSGEVVLVTAAAGGTGHIAVQLAKLAGNHVIGVCGSPEKSQLLQQLGCDRVINYRQENVDEVLKKEYPKGVNLVFECVGKGMFDTCVNNLAIRGRLVVVGFISEYAKDIEVVSGPRIYHQLFWKAASVRGFLMPQYREYMPEARERLLQLLETHQIQVAIEPREFRGIESIADAVEWLIGGKNQGKVVVRF
- a CDS encoding HpcH/HpaI aldolase family protein; the encoded protein is MFRPNRLKKMLQTGSQPIGCWIFFSGGDSLELLSMCGFDAFIFDHEHIATDMRVLVEQLRAAQATDVTCIVRVASHDPVYIKRVLDMGVEGLLVPTVESADEARAIVAATRYRPHGGNRGVGYPECRAANWGLTELEYVANYRENLLIGAIVETRRGFENLKEIAAVEGIDIVFLGPGDLMADIVDDFAALTKLGTYDHPEFKRLMTEAEAIVRSTPNCWLGGVSRTVAGGRELFAKGYDFVTPAADGWLMTDAARSIITAMRG